A genome region from Populus alba chromosome 3, ASM523922v2, whole genome shotgun sequence includes the following:
- the LOC118035407 gene encoding UDP-glycosyltransferase 74F2-like, which translates to MSPTERVREMEKMVNRLKVTFVITKFISKSRQLGSSIGPIQLDTISDGYDDGFNQAGSREPYLSSLHDVGPKTLSDLINRYQTSSSPIQAVIYEPFLAWALDVAKDFGLFAAAFFTHACAVDYIFYNVYHEVLKMPVSSTLVLIEGLPLLLELQDLPTFFVLPDSYPANVKMTMSQFANLDKADWILINTFYKLELYVIVDNVESS; encoded by the coding sequence ATGAGCCCTACGGAGAGGGTGAGAGAGATGGAAAAGATGGTCAATAGGCTCAAAGTCACCTTCGTAATCACCAAATTCATATCCAAGTCCAGGCAGCTTGGCTCATCAATTGGTCCCATTCAACTCGATACCATATCAGATGGCTATGATGATGGATTTAATCAAGCTGGTAGTAGGGAACCCTATCTTTCAAGCCTACATGATGTTGGTCCAAAAACCCTATCAGATCTCATCAACAGATACCAAACCTCTTCAAGCCCTATCCAAGCTGTAATATACGAGCCTTTCTTGGCTTGGGCTCTGGATGTGGCAAAGGATTTCGGGTTATTTGCAGCTGCTTTTTTTACACATGCTTGTGCTGTTGATTACATCTTTTACAATGTCTACCATGAAGTGTTAAAGATGCCAGTTTCTTCAACCCTTGTGTTGATCGAGGGATTACCACTACTGCTTGAGCTTCAAGACTTGCCAACATTTTTTGTTCTGCCAGATTCATATCCTGCTAATGTTAAGATGACCATGAGTCAGTTTGCTAATTTGGACAAGGCTGACTGGATCCTCATCAACACTTTCTACAAGCTGGAGT